In Nerophis lumbriciformis linkage group LG04, RoL_Nlum_v2.1, whole genome shotgun sequence, a single window of DNA contains:
- the LOC133599426 gene encoding chemerin-like receptor 1 yields the protein MEIMSTPISRVNETGVTGEDFSEYDNIYGNHTTDPYTELRRSLNTMSLIVYSFAFVLGVLGNGVVIWVTGFKMKKTVNTVWFLNLAVADFLFTAFLPLSVTYTALNFHWPFGKFMCKMSSAVSALNMFASVYILMVISIDRCVSVVWPVWAQNHRSVQKASRVSVVVWVLALILSTPYFVFRDTGPSFFSEDVINCFNNFVFSDDFFTPHLNDLRLLRLQALTVTRFFLGFAIPFTAIISCYAAIIHRLRKNRNLASQASRTFKIIAAVIIVFFFCWAPFHTLVLMEIVSYSYSSEVFQNVITIGLPIATSLAFINSCLNPLLYVFMGQDFKDRVCKSILKVLENAFQEESSHAESKTVETSQGNENTEI from the coding sequence ATGGAGATTATGTCTACACCTATCTCTCGCGTCAATGAAACAGGTGTAACAGGGGAAGATTTCTCAGAGTATGACAACATTTATGGGAATCATACAACCGATCCATACACTGAGTTGAGGCGGTCTCTAAACACCATGTCTCTCATCGTTTACTCATTCGCCTTTGTCCTCGGAGTGCTGGGCAACGGCGTGGTTATCTGGGTAACTGGATTCAAGATGAAGAAAACGGTCAACACAGTCTGGTTTCTCAACCTCGCCGTGGCCGATTTCCTCTTCACAGCATTCCTTCCTTTGAGTGTGACGTACACGGCTCTAAATTTCCACTGGCCCTTCGGCAAGTTCATGTGCAAGATGAGTAGTGCAGTTAGCGCTCTCAACATGTTTGCCAGTGTCTACATCCTGATGGTGATCAGCATTGACAGATGTGTCTCCGTGGTGTGGCCCGTTTGGGCTCAAAACCACCGAAGTGTCCAGAAGGCGTCCCGTGTCAGTGTGGTGGTTTGGGTGCTGGCTCTGATTTTGAGCACTCCGTACTTCGTCTTCAGGGACACGGGACCGTCGTTTTTTAGTGAAGACGTTATCAACTGTTTCAACAATTTTGTCTTTTCTGATGACTTTTTCACACCACATCTGAATGACCTCCGACTGCTTCGTCTTCAGGCTCTGACCGTGACCCGCTTCTTTCTGGGTTTTGCTATCCCCTTCACAGCCATCATCTCCTGTTATGCTGCCATAATCCACCGTCTTAGAAAGAATCGCAACCTTGCCAGTCAAGCAAGTCGGACTTTTAAGATCATTGCCGCAGTTATCATTGTCTTTTTTTTCTGCTGGGCTCCCTTTCACACTCTTGTTTTAATGGAGATAGTCAGCTACAGCTATTCAAGTGAAGTATTCCAAAATGTCATAACTATTGGGCTCCCCATAGCCACTAGCCTGGCCTTTATCAACAGTTGTCTTAATCCACTGCTATATGTGTTCATGGGCCAAGATTTCAAGGATAGAGTTTGTAAATCCATCCTGAAAGTACTGGAGAATGCTTTTCAGGAAGAGAGCTCTCATGCAGAGTCAAAGACAGTTGAAACCAGTCAAGGCAATGAAAATACTGAAATATGA
- the LOC133599416 gene encoding chemerin-like receptor 1 produces MMELMSVTPFYDINSSEPTFANGTLYEDEDEYDYKDDHVELRQSLNIMSLIVYCLAFVLGVLGNGVVIWVTGFKMKKTVNTVWFLNLAVADFLFTAFLPLSVTYTAMDFHWPFGKFMCKLNSTISFLNMFASVYILMVISIDRCVSVVWPVWAQNYRSVQKASCVSLGVWMLALILSTPYFLFRDTGPSYNNEEIINCFNNFAFSDDYVTPHVTQLRFFRHQAMTMTRFFLGFVLPFTVIVSCYAVIIHRLRRNRTLASQSSRPFKIIAAVIATFFLCWAPYHILALIELVNNMSFYESDILDHVITIGVPIATSLAFLNSCLNPLLYVFMGQDFKDKVRKSILKVLETAFQEEMSRSYTYTNSMVTSRSKEKSVSEAEM; encoded by the coding sequence ATGATGGAGCTAATGAGCGTGACGCCTTTCTACGACATCAACAGTTCAGAGCCCACCTTTGCGAACGGCACGTTGTACGAGGACGAGGACGAGTATGACTACAAGGACGACCACGTCGAGCTGAGGCAGTCCCTCAACATCATGTCTCTCATTGTTTACTGCCTGGCTTTTGTCCTCGGCGTGCTGGGCAACGGCGTGGTTATCTGGGTGACGGGATTCAAGATGAAGAAGACGGTCAACACGGTCTGGTTCCTCAACCTCGCCGTGGCTGACTTCCTCTTCACGGCGTTCCTTCCTTTGAGCGTGACTTACACGGCTATGGATTTCCACTGGCCGTTCGGCAAGTTCATGTGCAAGCTAAACAGTACCATCAGCTTCCTCAACATGTTCGCCAGCGTCTACATCCTGATGGTGATCAGCATCGACAGGTGCGTGTCGGTGGTGTGGCCCGTTTGGGCTCAAAACTACAGAAGTGTCCAGAAGGCGTCCTGTGTGAGTCTTGGCGTTTGGATGCTGGCTCTGATCCTAAGCACTCCATACTTCCTCTTTAGGGACACGGGACCCTCGTATAACAATGAAGAAATCATCAACTGCTTCAACAACTTTGCATTCTCGGACGACTATGTGACACCTCACGTGACCCAGCTGCGGTTCTTCCGCCATCAGGCCATGACCATGACCCGCTTCTTTCTGGGTTTTGTTCTCCCATTCACCGTCATCGTCTCCTGCTACGCTGTGATAATCCATCGTCTCCGCAGGAATCGAACCCTCGCCAGCCAATCAAGTCGCCCCTTTAAGATCATCGCCGCCGTTATCGCCACTTTTTTCCTATGTTGGGCTCCCTATCATATCCTGGCTCTGATTGAGCTGGTGAATAACATGTCTTTCTATGAGAGCGACATACTCGACCACGTCATCACTATCGGGGTCCCCATAGCAACCAGCCTGGCTTTTCTCAACAGCTGCCTCAATCCGCTGCTGTACGTGTTCATGGGTCAAGATTTTAAGGACAAAGTGCGTAAATCCATCCTGAAAGTACTTGAAACTGCCTTCCAGGAAGAGATGTCCCGCTCGTACACTTACACAAACTCAATGGTCACCAGTCGAAGCAAAGAAAAGTCAGTCTCTGAAGCCGAGATGTAA